A window of Bombina bombina isolate aBomBom1 chromosome 5, aBomBom1.pri, whole genome shotgun sequence genomic DNA:
tctgcctaacattaattatgtggtcttatgcagttacttttgtcaaatacatcaataataggtttaacaatctttccatagatataattaatagctaaacatcaataatggctttattacttagcctattgcaattaatattacttagcctattgcacttaataataattaacaatattaccatggcattagcccctataccaaggtgttccttaatgtcagtaagtgacccctgccaaggttacacccttgttctgtctgggttttgacttcttatcatcagcatccatcggttgtttaccacttgtagcatgacttagcaaaattcagtgtcatctacttgaagttaattaatgtcttttactctgttaaaggcacactctcttaaaggcaaagtcacaccagttagtgcaagtgtcttatgctcacactctcttaaaagcaacacaagtttaagcaagtgtcatatgagcaattactgcacccactttccttacattccaccccttggtcatgtgacaccttgcttgtttctaaacacataccttaataattaaaacactcaagtaatattgtcttttggtttaaaacacatcctacctaatgtattacagaaacatccaaacatttttactataatgaatatcccacacaagcaagccagacttattaatagccatttaactatagttttgcctaagcttccaagccatccccccagtccaaaagtccagtcaaagtctttaagccatttgctaaatgaatcatcatgcacctcacgtatgtgcttttgcacttcttctagtctgtgtaggtcatgtttgattttacctgtattgtcttctatgtacacacagcattgctggtggattctttggcaaactcctccttctgcagctaggagatagtctagagccattctattctgcaatgccaccatcctaatttgttcctgttctaaTGCTAAGAGCTCTATTGCATCTCTAGTTACATTAAAAGCTTCATCCACTAAATCAGCTAGTGTAtttaatctagtgagggctgtagcagccccataatgagggacaaatgttgcaagcaggcgcataccttcactaattttaactccattgtgtattttgtccaggtcaaggtatcttcgtgttctatgcaatataggtggtggaagcgtggtggttatgttaaatgcagggaatatatatcctaaaaagcatgggccataatgggtgcaaggtattacctttactgcccacctcccacacaaccaataatatcccactggcagtttaacaaaaggaggacatatcctattcaatcgcttcctcccatccttagtccgtgtgttacctgctagtgtttccctattaagctggtaccagtctttaataaggtctctgggctcaccaaacttagtcttccatttctcatgggcatatgtcaaatatgagaagtcatagaatttcagtttaatgttgaatacccctgtcctatttttaactagccgtcctatgttatacattaacattatcatgtcagGTAGCTGGGTTAGGTTATTAGTACTATATATCTCCCCATCTAGATTCtgaaacataatagcacctgtagtcacattattagctagatgcaacttatccagcaagtcatccctacctggtgtgttaagacctgtaaaattccacacagtcttattcccaatcatatcagcaagcatactcatggttaaagGTACACCTAGATAagggtaacccctagtctgcccgtgaggcacaaacccacatacccaacatggtccctgaaaatttgtcacattaaacacatctttggcagtttttacaaaggtattatcaagttcccatgaggaggcatgcagggagcctagatggcgccgtgcatggtccctctttcccttgtgtcggttgtttaataatttcccatccattacaggtctcctgatatacattaaaagaggttcagatgactctttcctgtatatttacacacatatgtcagtccctctggttccccatcagtgtatgatatgtttaacattacagcacgaacctgtgtatcaatggatgttttacaacctaaaatgcgttcctgaatccccactgttagttttggggaagtggaaggcatactgggattttcacaaatcaacccaaccccttcttgcaattcaaatattaagttctcatccggtaaaacaattgtccagctctcatcctccttagactccttacagtcttccctggtcactgcagcagaacaaaaatctttagttacacaatgtacagtgaaggaagggatgtcacaggtaattgtctcttcttctgatagttcaaataccaccctttcccgcttggtaaggaacatccaacttccatattcatttttggtcaaacaggttacgtcgtcatcaaaggtaaatgggatggagcaggatgcccatgttgtgcaatacggaacggtcatgcttccctcatagAAGGTGTGATAGCTGGCACCGGACACCTCACGTTTCATCCTCTGGCTCATCAGTGCTTGGCTTACGCATGCGGCCAAAAGGAGTCCCAacagagcaccggttacaataACAGCCATGCCAAcaagaatctaggaaggaaacatacTTCAAATTAATTCCGTAAATAGCACTTGCCCGCAGGCACATGCAGCCAATCATTGCTCCCTTGCTTTACCACAATTACCACATTGTCATCTCCCTTAGCTATCACCTCTGCAGGCACGGGGGGGCCCTTTTCTTGTTTCAACCAGACCTTAGCCCCTATGCCCACCCTTCCCCTAGTTTCTGCAGTTTCCTGTTCCGCTATCTCACTGTTGCAGGTAGGAGTAACTATAAGCTTTGCCACTACTTCTAATGCTGACATGTCTCCCTGTTCCTTTCCTCTATTGAGGAGGGTGAGCTTCACTTCCTCAGTCTTTCCAGGGTCTAGCGTTTTCTCCACTATGCTAATACCTCTGACTATGAGAGAGGGCATTGGAACTATGAAACCCACATGCTTGTCAGGTATTTGGACCCCTATCCCTGTTGATATGGTTTGGGAGCTCTCAGGGGATATTGTTACCTGGTCCTGGATGGTCAAGTATATCCCGCCACTAGGAGGGAGCAATTTATCTGGCGCTAAACCCCCAGGGCTAGTTTCCCAACACGTTACCACAGCATGTTGATCTCGACACTCAGTGTACTCCTGTCTGCTTATCATCCTAGACAGTGGGGTCTCACTATCTGTAATAGGACGGTTATTTAAAACTTTAATTGCTTCCTCAAGATGGTCCCTCCACTTCTGCAAGGTACCATCCCCTAGCTTCTTTAACTGCTGCTTTAGCAAACCATTCATTCGCTCAATTAATCCTGCTGCTTGGGGATAATAGGGTATATGGTATATCCATTGTATGTACCTTTCTGCACTATATCCCTGTACCATGTGTcctgtaaaatgagtaccattgtcACTCTGTATCTGCAATGGAGTGCTATAGAATTTTGTGATTAATTCTAGGGTCTTAATGGTGTTTATCTGAGTTGCTTGCTTACATGGGTGGGCTGTGAGGTAGCCTGAGTATGTGTCCACAGCCGTGCACACGTACTGGCAGCCCTTGCTGGAGGGAAGAGGTCCTATGAAATCTATCTGCCAGATCTGGCCCGGCAGCTTGCCTCTTTTGATATGCCCTTGCACCATGCCAGGAATCTGTCGCTTCCTGACATGCTGACATACAGGACAATTTGCTATCTCTGTTTTTATTACTTCCATAGATAGCTTGATCCCCCTTTGCAATGCCCACCTATGAGTCGCTCTCTCTCCAAGGTGTCCACTTTTCTGGTGGGCCCACTGGGCCACACCCTTATTGTCAGCCTCCTCATCCACATCCTCACTTTCCACAGTGGAGACTTTGGCTGCCTCATCTGCAATGGAATTGAATAGCCGTTCTAGTGAATCCTGATTTGTATGGGCATCTACATGGTAAATAGTCACTGTCTTTTCCCTAACCAATCTGCTGAGTTCCTGCCATATCTGCTTCCCCCACACCTCCTTTGAGTATATCTGGTAGTCTTTCCGTTCCCAGGTGGGGAGCCAGGTGGCCAGCCCATTTGCCACTGACCATGAGTCGGTGTATACGTGGCATTCGCCCTGTTCACAGGCTATAGCCTGATGGACAGCAACTAACTCGGCATATTGGCTACTTTCATTTTTCCCTGTAGACACCAGCATCTGTTTGGTCACAGGATTGTAGGCTACTGCTTTCCAACTCCTCTGTGAACCCACATATTTTGCTGATCCGTCAGTGAACCAAGCATGGGCTTGCTGTTCTGCTGACAGTTGATCATATGGCACACCCCATTTTACTAGAGACTCCTCTGTTAGTGTCTCCTGAATGGGGGCTGTCCCCTGGAGGGGTTGCTCAGCGACCTTCTCATGCAGTGTGGCAACCCCTTTGGGACCTGTCTTTGCACTGTTCTGTATATACCATTTCCATTTTATGATGCTTGATTCCTGAGCATGTCCAATCttatgggtcttaggactgcccatTACCCAGTTCATTATGGGGATCTCAGGCCTCAAGAATACATCATGCCCTAACGTTAGCTCCTCTGTTTCCACTAAAGCCCAGTAGCAAGCACATAACTGGCGCTCAAAGGGTGTGTATCGGTCACCTGCCTCAGGCAATTTCCTAGTCCAGAAACCAAGGGGGACTTTCCCTCTCCCTTGTTTCTGCCAAAGGCTCCAATTGGCATGTTCTTTGTGGACAGACACATTTAAATCTATTGGCCCTTCCTTTACTGGCCACAGATCCATCGCCATTTGGATGGCCTGTTTTGCAGTTTCAAAAGCCAACTCCTCCTTAGACCCCCACTCAAAGCTATACTTTTTCCTGGTAACCTTGTAGATGGGGGCTAGTATTTGGCTCAGGTGGGGTATATGCTGCCGCCAAAAGCCAAATAACCCAATGAAGCGCTGGGCTTCCTTTTTGGTTTTAGGGGATTTGAATTCCACTATTTTctgcttggctttaggggttatttCCCTACGGCCATTTGTCCACTGTATAGCCAGGAATCGTACTGAGGTTCCTGGCCCTTGTATTTTGTCAGGGTTGATTTCCCACCCCTTCTTCTTTAAGTGGGTTATCACCTGTTCTAACACTTGTTGCACTACTTGCTCATCAGGTCCCTGTatcattatatcatctatataatgtGTGACCTGCACGTTGGGGGGCAGAGTAATTTCCTCCATGTGTTCTGCCACAATCCTGTGGCAGATCGTGGGGCTATGGACATAGCCCATTGGGAGGCGCGTGAACGTGAATTGCCGTCCCTGCCAGGTGTATGCGAATTGCTCTTGGCACTGCTCCTCTATAGGTATTGTATAGAAGGCATTTGCCAGGTCAATGACCGCATACATATTTCCAGGGTGACGCTGTATATTTTCTATCAGCGTAACCATATCTGGTACTGCTGCCGTTAATGGGGGAGTATTActatttaactccctataatccaCAGTCATACGCCAGGTCCCATCACTTTTCTTGACCGGCCAAACGGGATTATTCCAAGATGTGGTGATAGGTCTCACCACCCCTGCAGCTATTAGATCTTTGATGGTGTCACCTATCTCTTTATGCCCTCCCGGTATTCGGTATTGTCGAATGTATACCCTCTTCAAGGCCACTGGGACCTGTATGGGGGGCATCAACAATTTTCCTACAGTAACGGTTTTGATGGACACATAAGGCCTTACCCCAAAGCTGTACATTCCATCCTCTAACCGCAATGTTTCTCCCTTTAGCACATCAATGCCAATTATGTACTCTGGGATGGGTACGATTAAAACAGAACATCGCCGTTTAGGAAGATGCCCTATCTTTAAATCTACCCATGCTTTTGTTGCCTCTATAGTTTTCCCTCCAAGCCCAGTAATTATTGTCTTTTCCCCCTTGAATGCCCGCGGATTTCCCTGTATCAGTGTGGCCTCCGCTCCCGTATCAATCAAAGCCCGCTCACATTGTACATTATTTTTGCTCCAGTGGATCTCTAGTTCCACATGGGGGCGATGATCAAAATAGGCGGCCCTGATACTGGGAGTTTGACCTGATTCCTATGGGTTCTGGAAGAATTCTTCCAGATCACCCACAGATAGCACATCCAACTCAGGTCCTTGGGCCTCTGGGGTGTTAGCCGGGGCCATGGGGACCTGATTCTCTCTCATCCCTCCCTGGTAACCATATCCCAGAGGCAAAGGCAATCTAGGATATAACCGGGTCTTAGTTGCTGCTTCTTTACTATCCTTTTTTATACTTTCCAACTGATCACATATCAGCTGCAGTATCTCCTTGGTCTCTTTGCTTTCCCCTGTGGTAGGCCTTTGTATATCATCTAGCGTGGGGGCAGAAGGGGCGACTGCGGTACCTGTTATGAGGTTCCCTTTTGCACATTTATCCTTTTGCCCACATGCTGTTGATATAACTTCCACATTTCCTTAGTTTCTATCCCATCTATTTGTTCCTTCTTTACCCCTGCTTTGAGGAGTTCTGTGAACATCTCTTTCCTTGACAGTCGGGGAGGAGCATTGGCTCTAGGAGGGGGCGGCCCGCTGCCTTTATCAGGCTTTACTGGGGCATCCCATTCCCCTAGCTCCCCTATTTGTCTTATTGCATCCATTACCTCATAAATGGGATTCCCTGTCTGATTTATCAGTAACGTCATGATTACTGATTTATATGCTCGGGGAGCCCCACGTATCAAATAGTTTCTCATGGCATTGGTTAGTAGCTCGCGATATGGGGCATACAGGTGTCCATTATATATCGCATGCTTCATAGCCAATTCCTTTAATAATTGGATGGCCTCCTTAATGGAATGCCATGTCCTATCCTCAGTGGGCCAATCCCCTTCTGTGGGATATTTGTCCCTGGCACCGTATGCACACTGAACCAACAATGATGCCTGCGTCAACATACCATCAGCGGCCAGGCCAGGTCCAATTCGCAGGACCTGTTGTATGGCATGATCGCTAGTGATCTGTATGAATTTCATGGCATCCTGACTATCTAATGTCATGTTATGACCTCCTTGATCGTACATCCGCACGAGCCAAGTTATGAGGTCCTCTCCCGGTTTCTGTTGATACTGCCGTATTATGTCTAACACCTCTTGCTGCGTGTAATCCTCTACTGTGTCTACTCTTTCTGCACCCTCAGGCCCATGATAAACCTTACGCCGTGTAACAGGGTGAGCTGTCACCCTGTGAGGGTCCCTATCATCCCACTCCTCTCCAGGATCACTACTATCCCAAATATTACCGTCCCACCTTTCAGGGTCCCAATTAGCCCCGCTTTGTAATACTGATTGTAACTTACCTTTGCTCAACCTACCACCCTTCCGCTTTACTTTGGCCCTGGCTACCttaaccacagcctgttgagctacatcttcataacactggctcttttttaatagcaatttattctgactctgcaggcacaccgtctgctctacagcttcctctaactgctcgtgtgtctttctgtatgcctgtaataacacccataatttcttatgtaacctttctgtgtctgaatttgtcttaacttttacattctgtaatttattcaacacttcacaaggttctgctttgtcaaaaaattcagcgttatctgggaggtcagtcccagacaagacttcccctgctaaTTCCTGATATGGGGTCCCCTCCCAAGCCGCAATATTTTGAGGCCGTGAAGGGGGAACCGTTTGTACTTTCTTcctaaacattttcataatacctt
This region includes:
- the LOC128661634 gene encoding uncharacterized protein LOC128661634, which encodes MYSFGVRPYVSIKTVTVGKLLMPPIQVPVALKRVYIRQYRIPGGHKEIGDTIKDLIAAGVVRPITTSWNNPVWPVKKSDGTWRMTVDYRELNSNTPPLTAAVPDMVTLIENIQRHPGNMYAVIDLANAFYTIPIEEQCQEQFAYTWQGRQFTFTRLPMGYVHSPTICHRIVAEHMEEITLPPNVQVTHYIDDIMIQGPDEQVVQQVLEQVITHLKKKGWEINPDKIQGPGTSVRFLAIQWTNGRREITPKAKQKIVEFKSPKTKKEAQRFIGLFGFWRQHIPHLSQILAPIYKVTRKKYSFEWGSKEELAFETAKQAIQMAMDLWPVKEGPIDLNVSVHKEHANWSLWQKQGRGKVPLGFWTRKLPEAGDRYTPFERQLCACYWALVETEELTLGHDVFLRPEIPIMNWVMGSPKTHKIGHAQESSIIKWKWYIQNSAKTGPKGVATLHEKVAEQPLQGTAPIQETLTEESLVKWGVPYDQLSAEQQAHAWFTDGSAKYVGSQRSWKAVAYNPVTKQMLVSTGKNESSQYAELVAVHQAIACEQGECHVYTDSWSVANGLATWLPTWERKDYQIYSKEVWGKQIWQELSRLVREKTVTIYHVDAHTNQDSLERLFNSIADEAAKVSTVESEDVDEEADNKGVAQWAHQKSGHLGERATHRWALQRGIKLSMEVIKTEIANCPVCQHVRKRQIPGMVQGHIKRGKLPGQIWQIDFIGPLPSSKGCQYVCTAVDTYSGYLTAHPCKQATQINTIKTLELITKFYSTPLQIQSDNGTHFTGHMVQGYSAERYIQWIYHIPYYPQAAGLIERMNGLLKQQLKKLGDGTLQKWRDHLEEAIKVLNNRPITDSETPLSRMISRQEYTECRDQHAVVTCWETSPGGLAPDKLLPPSGGIYLTIQDQVTISPESSQTISTGIGVQIPDKHVGFIVPMPSLIVRGISIVEKTLDPGKTEEVKLTLLNRGKEQGDMSALEVVAKLIVTPTCNSEIAEQETAETRGRVGIGAKVWLKQEKGPPVPAEVIAKGDDNVVIVILVGMAVIVTGALLGLLLAACVSQALMSQRMKREVSGASYHTFYEGSMTVPCNIFYVGMTTRSLGKRMTEQMSIIRNARSDIEKDKKLHLGPSSGPLPPCIDCSASEGMMKMAVP